The following nucleotide sequence is from Spirochaetota bacterium.
CATGGAGGGCTTTTTCGAGGATGACAGCGGGAAAACGGGCTTGACAGAAAAAAATACGCTCGATAATGTTGACCGAGCGCTCGTTCGGAAGTATATTGGAGGCAGGAAGTCCGCTTCAGCCCCGGCCGCACGGAAACGGGTCACCGGGAAGCGGAGTGTCCGGAAACGGGCCGCCCGGGTCACGGCCCCTCCGGGACGGAAAAGAAAAAAAAGGGCCCTATAAACCCCGATGAAAAAAAAGGAAAAAACCAGGAATGTACCCACGCAGATCAAGAACCAGGAGCTGGTGGAAAAGCGCCGGCGCCAGATCATCGACGCGGCGGTCCGCCTGTTCGTGGAAAAGGGCTTCCACAAGACCACGACGCGGCAGATAGCCGCGGCCGCGAGGATGCCCATCGGATCGATGTACGAATACGTTGCCTCCAAGGAGGACATCCTCTACCTGGTGTGCGACGCCATACACGCCGAGGTCGAGAAGGGCGTGATCGAAGCCATGGCCCGGGCCACGAAGGGGAAGAACGTCCTGGCCGGGGCCATCCGCGAATATTTCCTGGTCTGCGAGCGGATGAGTGACCACATCCTGCTCATCTACCAGGAGACCCAGTCCCTTCCCCGGCAGTGGCGCAAGAAGGTCCTCGAGAACGAGGTCCGCATCACCGGTATTTTCATTACGCTTATAAAGGTATTGATGTCTTCCGGGGACCTGGAGCATCTCGACGACAATGCCGTCGAAGTGGCTGCCCACAACATCACCGTGCTGGGGCACATGTGGACGTTCCGGCGCTGGTTTTTCAGCCGCAAGTACAGCATCGACGAATATATACGGCTCCAGACCGGTTTTATCCTGGGCATGCACGGCGGCGGGAAAAACAGAAAGCAGAATTGAATATCGAAAAAGGGGGAATCCATGACAACCGCAACATCCATTACAGAACGATCCGGCGAGGCCATTGCCGCCGAGCCCGAGGCGTATACCCCGAAGAACCGCGTCAGGATAGTGACCGCCACGTCCCTCTTTGACGGCCACGACGTGTCCATAAATATCTTCAGGCGCATCCTTCAGGAAACCGGGGCCGAGGTGATCCACCTGGGCCATAACCGCTCGGTGGACGAGATCGTGAGCGCCGCCATCGAGGAGGACGTGCAGGGCATAGCCGTCTCCTGCTACCAGGGCGGACACATGGAATTCTTCAAGTACATGATCGACCTGCTGAAGGAGCGGGGCGCCTCCCACATCAAGGTCTTCGGCGGCGGCGGTGGCGTGATCGTCCCGGACGAGGCCCGGGAGCTCGAGGAGTACGGCGTGGCGAAGATCTACTCGCCGGACCACGGGATCCGGTGGGGCCTCCAGGGGATCATCAATCACCTTATGAGCGCTGTCGATTACCCGATCCCCGACGCGACCGAGAGCGACGCGGGCGGCCTCGCGCCCGAGAAGAAGCAGGCCATCGCCCGGCTTATCACCATGACCGAGACCGCGCACCGGCGCGAATCGGCGTCCTACGGGCCACTCATGGAGAAGATCAGGGCCGGGGCTTCCGGCGGCGACATGGCAGTCATCGGCATAACCGGCACCGGCGGCGCCGGCAAGTCGTCGCTCATCGACGAGATCGTGGTGCGGCTCCTGCGCGATTTCGGCGATATCCACATCGCTGTTCTCTGCAGCGACCCGGCCAAGCGCCGGAGCGGCGGCGCCCTCCTGGGCGACCGGATCCGCATGAACGCCATCACCGGCCGGCGCGTGTTCATGCGCTCCTTCGCTGCGAACCACCATAATACCGATTTCTCCGACGCCCTGGCGGAAGCCCTGTCGGTCGTGAGGGCCGCGGGGTTCGACCTGGCCATCGCGGAGACCGCCGGCGTGGGGCAGGGGAGCGCCGGCCTCAGCGACATCGCCGATTGCTCCGTGTACGTGATGACGAGCGAGTACGGCGCGGCGTCGCAGCTGGAGAAGATCACCATGCTCGATTACGCCGACGCGGTCGTCGTCAACAAGTTCGAGAAGGAGGGCGCCGACGACGCCCTTCGCGACGTGCGCAAGCAGGTGCAGCGGAACCGCAAGGCCTTCGACAGTGCGCCGGAGGAGATGCCGGTCTTCGGCACCATCGCGTCGCGCTTCAACGATGACGGCGTGACGGCCCTGTATCATTATCTTCTGGACCTGGTGAACGCGAAAAAGAAGAACCGCTTCGTATCGTCCCTGCCCCGGCCCGCCGGAAGGGCGTCATCATCCAAGACCATCATTATACCGCCCCGGCGCACGCGCTACCTGGCGGAAATAGCCGAGACCGTGCGGGACTATCACCGCCGCACGGAAGAGGAAGTTGCCGCCGTGCGCCTGCCATGGCACCTGCGCGAATCCGCGAAGGCCCTTGCCGTGAGCGCTCCGGGCGATACGGCCGCGTCACGGCTGCGCGACGAGGCGGACGGCGCCGAGAGGCGCCTCGGCGCTGAAACAAGGGACCTCCTGGCGCAGTGGGATGCCATCCGGAAAGAGTATGGCCGGGAAGACCTCGTGTACCAGGTCCGGGACCAGGAGATACGGACGCCACTCCGCTACGAGTCGCTCGCGCGCAGCTCCATACCGAAGATTTCCCTGCCGCGCTTCACCGACCCGGGCGAGATATACCGGTGGCTCCGGGAGGAGAATGTGCCGGGACGGTTCCCCTATACCGCCGGCGTGTTTCCCCTGAAGCGCATGGACGAGGACCCGACCCGGATGTTCGCCGGCGAGGGCGACCCGGCCCGCACCAACGCGCGCTTCAAGCTCCTGTCAGCGTCCTTCGAGGCGAAGCGCCTGAGCACCGCCTTCGACTCCGTGACGCTCTATGGCCGCGACCCGGACCCGCGGCCCGACGTATACGGCAAGGTCGGCACCTCCGGGGTGAGCGTCTGCACCCTCGACGACGTGAAGGTGCTCTACGGCGGCTTCGACCTATGCTCGCCGAGCACCTCGGTGTCCATGACCATCAACGGGCCGGCGCCCATCATGCTGGCAATGTTCCTGAATGCGGCCATAGACCAGCGGGCGGATCGGTTCGAGGCCGAGCATAAGCGCCGGCCGAATCCGGAGGAATACGCGAAGATCAGGGTGGAGGTGCTTTCGAACGTCCGGGGTACAGTGCAGGCGGACATTCTCAAGGAAGACCAGGGGCAGAACACCTGCATCTTTTCCATAGACTTTGCCCTCAAGATGATGGGCGACATCCAGCAGTTCTTCATTGAGAACAACGTGCGGAACCTCTACTCCGTGTCGATATCGGGGTACCACATCGCCGAGGCCGGGGCGAATCCCATCACCCAACTCGCCTTCACCCTGGCCAACGGCTTCACCTACGTGGAATACTACCTCTCTCGGGGCATGGACATTGACAGCTTCGCGCCGAACCTGTCGTTCTTCTTTTCCAACGGCATGGATCCCGAGTACACGGTCATCGGCCGGGTGGCGCGGCGCATCTGGGCCGTGGCCATGCGGGAGAAGTACAAGGCGGGGCCGCGCTCGCAGATGCTCAAGTACCATATCCAGACCTCGGGGCGGTCCCTCCACAGCCAGGAGATCCAGTTCAACGACATCCGCACGACCCTGCAGGCCCTCTGCGCGGTCTATGACAACTGCAACAGCCTCCACACCAATGCCTACGACGAAGCGATCACCACGCCGAGCCGCGAGTCGGTGCGGCGTGCCCTGGCCATCCAGCAGATCATCAACCGCGAATGGGGCCTGGCCCGGTGCGAGAACCCGGACCAGGGGAGCTTCATCGTGGAGGAGCTCACGGCCCTGGTGGAGGAGGCGGTGCTGTCTGAGTTCGACCGCATCACGGAGCGGGGCGGCGTGCTGGGGGCCATGGAAAAGGGATACCAGCGGAGCCAGATCCAGGAAGAGTCGATGTACTACGAGCATCGGAAGCACACCGGCGAGCTCCCCATCGTCGGCGTGAACACCTTTATCGACGCCGGGGCCGCTCCGGAAGAGGCCGCGGCGAAGGTCGAGCTGGCCCGGGCCACGGAAGATGAGAAACAATCGCAATTGTCGCGCCTGACCGCGTTCCAGAAGCGGAACTCGAAGGATGCGCCGGCGGCGCTGAAGCGTCTTCAGGAAGCGGCGTTGTCAGGCAGGAATATCTTCGCCGAGCTCATGGACACGGTGCGCCATTGCTCCATCGGGCAGATCACCGGCGCCCTCTACGAAGTGGGCGGCCAGTACCGGCGGAGCATGTAGGGGGATTGATCAATGCGCTTAAGACTAATAATGATTTTGTAATGATACCGGTATCATCAACCATGTAGTGTACTGGCCGGTACGCCATTCAACACAAGTCAGGCGGCCGGCCTTGTAGTCAAACCCACCATAACTGCTATTCGGATAACCCCCTGATCCATTAATGCGCGGCAGGCATTCAATATCCTTCTCATTATCGATTTTTATGATTTGCATTGATAGCGTTTGTTGTTATATTTGTGATAGGGGTTCATACGATTCCTCAGGAGGATATACATTATGTCAGCTGCCAGCTATATCGCGGGGAAATACGCGGATAAGGATTTCATCACACAGAAAAAGGCCCAGTATCTCTTTGTTTTCTCCATCATCCTCCTGGTTTTACTGCCGATCGTGACGGCAGTGGGCATCATCACGAAGCCGGAGCGGGCGGTTGCCACCATCATTACCATCGTGCCCATCGTGGCAGCTTCCATCATCGCCCTGTTCCTTGTCATCAGGCGCAGGGGGGAGCTCGGCGGGATAATCATGGTCGTGATAATCGGTGCCGCCATCATGTTTCTTGTCTTCAGCGCCCCCAAGGGGGAGACCCTGTCGAACGCGGTATACTATACCTTCACCTTTATGGTTCTGGCCCTGCTCTTTTCCAACAGGATAGTCCTCACCGTCGCGGTGATCTGTTTTCTCGCGGGGATGATCCCCTATTATTATTATGTAACGGGCAACGGTGTTGCCACGTCCGTCATATTCCCGTCAATAACCGGCTTTTATTCGGCGGCCATCCTTGAGTACATCCTTTCCATCCTCCTTGTCGGGGCCATGAACAACGCCATCGTCATCTCCCGCAAGGAGGCCGAGAGGAGCGGGAAGCTCCTCGACATCAACGAGTCACTGCTCGGGGAGATCAAGGAGCAGGTGTCTCACCTGTCGTCGGTGTCGCAGGAGGTGTCCGATACCGCGGCGGTCATATCGGAAGGGGCCCAGAGGCAGGCGTCGGGCATAGAGGAGATCGCGGCGTCACTCGAGGAGATGGGAGCCACCATCAACCAGAACGCGGATAACGCCCAGAAGGTGCGCACCCTCACCGAGGCGGGGGCGGTCACGTCCCAGGGCGGCAACAGGATCGCCCTCGAAGCGGTCGATTCCATTAACGATGTCAACAGCGCGAGTAAAAGGGTAGCGGAGATCACGCGGGTCATCAACGAGATCGCCTTTCAGACGAACCTCCTTGCCCTGAACGCGGCCGTTGAGGCCGCCCGGGCCGGCGACGCCGGAAGAGGCTTCGCGGTGGTGGCCGGCGAGGTGCGTAACCTGGCCCAGAGGTCTGGCGGCGCCGCGAAGGAGATCGAGAACCTGATCATGGACACGGTCACCCGCGTTGAGAAGGGCACGGACCTGGTGAACCGCACCGGCAAAAGCCTTTCCGATATCGCCCGCGACGCCTCTGAAACGGCCCGGATTATCGGCGAGATCGCGGCCGCCAGCATCGAGCAAAAACACGGCATCGACCTGGTGAACGGCGCCATAGCCGACATGGACCAGATGACCCAGAGCAATGCGTCCGCTTCGGAGAACCTGACCGGCATGGCCGAGTCCCTCGCTAACAGCGCAATGAGGTTGCAGGATCTCGTTACGTCTACAGGCAGATGATGGATGACGGAGGGGTGGTCGCGGCTACCTGTTCCTCAGGGACTGCGAAAAGAACCAGGCCATGACCGAGGGGTCGTTGCTGAAATGGAAGCCCAGCGATGAATGGCCGACGTCGGCGAATTCTGTCCGCTTGACTATTTCAAGGGAGTTCAGGGTCAGGGTCCAGGTGTCGGCCGTGTAGCTCCCCACTGAATAATCCATCCGCGTCGTTTCCATTGCCCCGGCGTTGCAGGAGAGGTTTTTCAGGTAGTCATAGGAGTTCCTGCCGGCGGTCGTCGAAGCGGTATCCAGCAAGCCCGTCATGATCCAGACCCCGGCCCGGGCTGCCACAGCAGCGTCGAGGTTGACCGCCCCGCCGTTCAGGGTTATGATCCCCGCGAAGTAGCGCCCCGTTCTCTTGTGGTAATCGCCGGCCAGTGTGTAGGACCCCCATCCCCCCATGGAGTAGCCGTGAACATATATCCGTTCGTCGTCAATCCGGTAGATGCTTCGAAAGTACTCGATAAGGTTTATGATCTTCGTCGTATTGAAGGGCGCCCCCGTCTCCTGGGGAACAAAGGTGAAGCAGGGATATTTTTTCTTGAACGCGCCGGCTTCCTCCCTCATGTATCCGCTCGGATTGTCATACCCCATGTAGTAGAGGTTGCTGATGTAGCCGGCCTGGTCCCTGCCGTGAAGGTATATCAGGAGGGGATATTTGCGGCAGGCGTTGTAGCTCTTTTCGTAGTTCCACGGGGTGGAGAGGTAGTAGTTGTTGTTGACCGGGTCGGGGTAGAGCGTCAGGTTCGGCCTGTTGCTGTCGTCGAAGGCTTCTTCAATGGCCATCTCTGAGTACGTCCCGGAGCAGAGGGCGCTCAGGCTCTGGGAGTAGGCCAGGAGCCTCTTCGTGCCGTTGTCATGATTTTCGCATCCCCATAGCGAGAACGCTGCCGTCATTGCGGCAAGGGACACGGCCAGGAATCTCAATGTGTGCATGGGCCATCACTATTATGATGGCGCAATAATTGTCAATGTAAAAAACGGCATCTCGCCGATGGCCTTTGTTCCAGGGACGGGCAGCGCGTATCGCTGCTTTACTGCCGGCCGGCTTTATTCCCGGCCCCTGCCAGGGAACATGCCGTTGCCGCGGCCAATGACAAACCGAGGATGATGTACGGATACAGGGTGTAGTGATAGCTGTTCCATCCGGGGCCGCTCATTTTTGAAATGGCATAGGAGAGGGCGATTCCGATATCTTCGCCGGCCACGGCCCCGATATAGGACCGTATGAATGGTACGGGGACCCCGCGAATCTTTTTAACGGCCAGGAACGCCAGGGCGGCAGGAACAAGGGCCGGCACCGGGAAGAGGAGCGCGAGCAGTATAACCAGCACCGGGACGGCCACCCTGTTGATCCTGTTGTAGCCGTTGGCGAGGAGAGGGGCACTTCGCAGGATTATGAAGATGACAGTTGAGACTGCCATTACTGTCCTCTTGGAAAATGGAAGTTGAAATGCCGGTGTCATATCCATATATCATGCAGATAGTATCAATAAAATCAATATTTTTTTGAGGATGGCGATTACCACCGGGGCAGGGCGAGGCGGGCTTTCCATACCTCCAGCGCCGGCCGGGCGTTGCCGTCCTGGTCG
It contains:
- a CDS encoding TetR/AcrR family transcriptional regulator, with protein sequence MKKKEKTRNVPTQIKNQELVEKRRRQIIDAAVRLFVEKGFHKTTTRQIAAAARMPIGSMYEYVASKEDILYLVCDAIHAEVEKGVIEAMARATKGKNVLAGAIREYFLVCERMSDHILLIYQETQSLPRQWRKKVLENEVRITGIFITLIKVLMSSGDLEHLDDNAVEVAAHNITVLGHMWTFRRWFFSRKYSIDEYIRLQTGFILGMHGGGKNRKQN
- a CDS encoding methylmalonyl-CoA mutase family protein, giving the protein MTTATSITERSGEAIAAEPEAYTPKNRVRIVTATSLFDGHDVSINIFRRILQETGAEVIHLGHNRSVDEIVSAAIEEDVQGIAVSCYQGGHMEFFKYMIDLLKERGASHIKVFGGGGGVIVPDEARELEEYGVAKIYSPDHGIRWGLQGIINHLMSAVDYPIPDATESDAGGLAPEKKQAIARLITMTETAHRRESASYGPLMEKIRAGASGGDMAVIGITGTGGAGKSSLIDEIVVRLLRDFGDIHIAVLCSDPAKRRSGGALLGDRIRMNAITGRRVFMRSFAANHHNTDFSDALAEALSVVRAAGFDLAIAETAGVGQGSAGLSDIADCSVYVMTSEYGAASQLEKITMLDYADAVVVNKFEKEGADDALRDVRKQVQRNRKAFDSAPEEMPVFGTIASRFNDDGVTALYHYLLDLVNAKKKNRFVSSLPRPAGRASSSKTIIIPPRRTRYLAEIAETVRDYHRRTEEEVAAVRLPWHLRESAKALAVSAPGDTAASRLRDEADGAERRLGAETRDLLAQWDAIRKEYGREDLVYQVRDQEIRTPLRYESLARSSIPKISLPRFTDPGEIYRWLREENVPGRFPYTAGVFPLKRMDEDPTRMFAGEGDPARTNARFKLLSASFEAKRLSTAFDSVTLYGRDPDPRPDVYGKVGTSGVSVCTLDDVKVLYGGFDLCSPSTSVSMTINGPAPIMLAMFLNAAIDQRADRFEAEHKRRPNPEEYAKIRVEVLSNVRGTVQADILKEDQGQNTCIFSIDFALKMMGDIQQFFIENNVRNLYSVSISGYHIAEAGANPITQLAFTLANGFTYVEYYLSRGMDIDSFAPNLSFFFSNGMDPEYTVIGRVARRIWAVAMREKYKAGPRSQMLKYHIQTSGRSLHSQEIQFNDIRTTLQALCAVYDNCNSLHTNAYDEAITTPSRESVRRALAIQQIINREWGLARCENPDQGSFIVEELTALVEEAVLSEFDRITERGGVLGAMEKGYQRSQIQEESMYYEHRKHTGELPIVGVNTFIDAGAAPEEAAAKVELARATEDEKQSQLSRLTAFQKRNSKDAPAALKRLQEAALSGRNIFAELMDTVRHCSIGQITGALYEVGGQYRRSM
- a CDS encoding methyl-accepting chemotaxis protein; the encoded protein is MSAASYIAGKYADKDFITQKKAQYLFVFSIILLVLLPIVTAVGIITKPERAVATIITIVPIVAASIIALFLVIRRRGELGGIIMVVIIGAAIMFLVFSAPKGETLSNAVYYTFTFMVLALLFSNRIVLTVAVICFLAGMIPYYYYVTGNGVATSVIFPSITGFYSAAILEYILSILLVGAMNNAIVISRKEAERSGKLLDINESLLGEIKEQVSHLSSVSQEVSDTAAVISEGAQRQASGIEEIAASLEEMGATINQNADNAQKVRTLTEAGAVTSQGGNRIALEAVDSINDVNSASKRVAEITRVINEIAFQTNLLALNAAVEAARAGDAGRGFAVVAGEVRNLAQRSGGAAKEIENLIMDTVTRVEKGTDLVNRTGKSLSDIARDASETARIIGEIAAASIEQKHGIDLVNGAIADMDQMTQSNASASENLTGMAESLANSAMRLQDLVTSTGR